The genomic stretch TTTCTTTCAGCTTTCTCTTAATTATTTTGCAAGGAGCTGATGAAGATATCTTACCATTGAAAGAAACATGATAAATGAAGTCACAAAAGTATGGGTACTAGCAAAAATCGTAACGATTATCCTGGAACGTGCATCTGAGTTGAGAAGAAATGAATCTCTAAAGCTGAAACTGCAAGTACCAGTAATAATCTGAAAGATTTTAGGGAAAGGAAACTTGTAAGGGTATGCCTCAACTCACAAGTAAAAAGCTGAGTATTCTACCTCGTTATGAGGTTGGCCCTCCAAAGGGGAAGCCTTGGGAAGAGTTTTGATCTATGATAACTACTCCCTAGCTGCTTAGTTTTTTACACAACCAGCAAAAGGTTCCCACGCTGCTATCAACACACTAGTCCCCATTCCAGCCAAGACTTACAAACTCGACAGAGGCAAAGTAAATGTACTTCTTTCCCCCAACAGTAACACATGCCACACCTTCTCTCTCAAGGTTACAGTCCTTTCCTTTATTGGAGttccaaatttaaaaaactgaaagtaaagCAATCATTAAGTGGTTCAGATAAAAGAAAAGCATCTTTACCTGAGTTTCCCATCAGGCCTACTCTGACCTGCCCTAGCTCCTTGCAGAAAAAGTTTCtgggtatctaaaaaaaaaaaaaacagtttacatATTGACTCATTAAAAGTCATCTCTACTATATGAGTCAACTATGAGAACAGTTGTTCTCATACCTATTAAATGTACATAGTCCACAGTTAGATCTCTTACTAGAACAAAATTATCTGCAGAGTAGGGTCTTTGGGGCGCAATAAGGTAGGGATTTCCTGCAAGGCTTTTTTTTAGACTCAAGGTTATTTATAGGGTTTTTCACTTATGTGAGTTCCCCAGTATACCACAAAAACCGATCACTGACAGAAGCTTTTCTCATTCAGAGAATTCATAAGGTCtttcctcagattttttttttggggggggggtgcaaACCCAAGAAGGCTCTCCACCTAATGCTTTTGCCACCTTCAAGGCAAATATAGAAATTTTCACCTGTATGGCTTCTCTGATAGGTAAGAAAGTCATAGTTCTGTTAGAAGATTTCTTCACACTTGTGGGGGTCTCTTCCCAGTGGGGCGTTCTGACGTCCAATGAAATGTGCACACTCTCTGAAGCACTGTTGACACAGGGTATTAAAAATGCTGTCCACCAATGTGAATTCTCTTGGAATGAGAAGAGGTGACCATTGCTAGAAAGCTTTCTCACATTCAACAAATCTGTAAGGTTTCCCACCTGTATGAATCCTCTTGTGGGTGATCAGATACAAGCTTGGACTAAAGGTTTTCCCAAACTCAGAGCATTTGTAAGGTTTCGCATTGGAGTGGTTGATAAGCTTCTGTAAGGACAGCTCTCTGGGCAAACCATTTCTCAACTTCCTACAATTGCAGATTCTCTGGTCCCCAGTGAAATCTGAGCTCTGAGGAAAGTCTGAGATTTGCTTAAGAGTTCTTCATCTTAAGGAGTTCTCTTACattgtaaatacattttttatggcATTATTACTTCTTGTCTGGTCAAGACATTTGTGAGGCTTCTGATGCACGGGGAGGGCTGAGCTCAAGACCTTTTTCACCCACATCACAGATATATGGTTTTTCACCGATGTGGATTGTCTGATGTTGAAGAAGTGCTGAGCTCTGGTGAAAGCTTTTATCACAGACACCGTATTTATAATGCAGCTCCTCTGTCTGAGTTCTCATTTTCTGTTGGGCAACAAAGTCCATGCCCAGGAGGAAGCCACTCTCACATGCAGACCACTGATGTGGTTTCTCTTCCATGTGAATTCTTTGATGCACAATAAGGTCTGAACTACAGTTGAAACTTTTCTCATATTCCAGGCATTTAAAAGTGTGAGTGTGAGTTGCCTGGTGCCTGATTAGGTTGGCGCTCCGAGTAAAACTTCGCATACATTCTAAGCATTTATACGGCTTCTCACCTGTGTGGACTCTCTGGTGTACAATAAGGTCTGATTTCTGGCCAAAGCATTTCTCACAGGCACCACACTTATAGGGCTTCTCCCCAGTATGAACTCTTTTATGAACAATGAAGGCTGAACGGTGTCGGTAACTTTTCTCACACTTATTACATTTGTAGGGCCTTTCACCAGTATGAGTTCTCTGGTGGCTAATAAGATCTGATTTCCcactaaaagctttttcacaCTCCAGACACTTAAATGGTTTCTCACCTGTGTGAGTTCTTCGGTGTCTTATAAGGTTTGTACTTCGGCTGAAGCATTTGTCACACTCACTACATAGATACGGTTTCTCGCCTGTATGGCTTCGCTGGTGGACAAGCAGATCAGAGCTCTGACCAAATTTCTTGCCACAAATATCACATGTATAGAATTTTTTACCTGCATGTGTTCTCTGGTGTCCTGAA from Mesoplodon densirostris isolate mMesDen1 chromosome 10, mMesDen1 primary haplotype, whole genome shotgun sequence encodes the following:
- the ZNF322 gene encoding zinc finger protein 322, with amino-acid sequence MYTSEERYNQRTQKRKIYHVCPQKGKKIFIHVHEIAQIDDHIYQCLEREQNFCENLALIMCERTHTGEKPYRCDMCEKTFIQSSDLISHQRIHNYEKPYKCSKCEKSFWHHLALSGHQRTHAGKKFYTCDICGKKFGQSSDLLVHQRSHTGEKPYLCSECDKCFSRSTNLIRHRRTHTGEKPFKCLECEKAFSGKSDLISHQRTHTGERPYKCNKCEKSYRHRSAFIVHKRVHTGEKPYKCGACEKCFGQKSDLIVHQRVHTGEKPYKCLECMRSFTRSANLIRHQATHTHTFKCLEYEKSFNCSSDLIVHQRIHMEEKPHQWSACESGFLLGMDFVAQQKMRTQTEELHYKYGVCDKSFHQSSALLQHQTIHIGEKPYICDVGEKGLELSPPRASEASQMS